In Penaeus monodon isolate SGIC_2016 chromosome 8, NSTDA_Pmon_1, whole genome shotgun sequence, one DNA window encodes the following:
- the LOC119576407 gene encoding serine/arginine-rich splicing factor 4-like isoform X2 translates to MSSDSEEENGVRHEKDDSDGGNYDGRSRSHSRSASPGDQRSNRQNMSDREDSVEGRENGMRGESDTEENRGQKESSHSRTPEDKEMIEWSGEAGEKRCSRSRSDEAEDKVASRSRSKSKQREVDTSKERKSSSSSSKKKSRSRRSRSRSRSKKRSHSRSRRSRSRSRKKSRSRSRSRGSRRRSRSRSRRRSRSRSRSGTPVDGARLHVAELDVDTRKRDLERVFEKYGRLREIWMARNPPCFAFVVYAHQKDADRALKETDGIMIGHCRIKVTQARPRVRGGRMRGAYDPNLRCYQCGELGHFSRNCTDTKFGYKRPPTPPGAHRGSGRYRHRSRSRSRSRHHSRSRSRS, encoded by the exons ATGTCATCTGACtcggaggaagaaaatggagtcAGGCATGAGAAGGATGACAGTGATGGGGGCAACTATGATGGCAGATCTAGATCCCACTCTAGGTCAGCATCTCCAGGAGATCAAAGGTCAAATCGGCAAAATATGTCCGACAGAGAGGACtcagtggagggaagggagaatgggatgaGAGGGGAGTCAGATACAGAAGAAAACAGAGGCCAAAAAGAGTCCAGTCATTCGAGGACTCCTGAGGATAAGGAAATGATTGAGTGGAGTGGTGAGGCAGGAGAAAAGAGATGCTCGCGCAGCAGGAGTGATGAAGCTGAGGATAAAGTGGCATCTCGTAGTCGTAGTAAGAGTAAGCAGAGGGAAGTAGACACCAGTAAAGAAAGGAAATCTAGTTCGTCGTCTTCTAAAAAGAAATCTCGATCCAGAAGATCTCGCTCACGGTCAAGGAGCAAGAAGCGATCTCACTCTCGAAGTAGAAGATCTCGCTCTAGAAGTCGGAAGAAATCCAGATCGAGGTCCCGATCCCGTGGATCAAG ACGACGATCACGATCTCGATCAAGAAGGCGTTCAAGATCTCGATCTAGAAGTGGAACTCCGGTGGATGGAGCTCGTCTTCATGTAGCTGAGCTAG ATGTTGATACACGCAAGAGGGACTTAGAGCGAGTGTTTGAGAAATATGGCAGACTGCGGGAGATTTGGATGGCTCGGAATCCACCTTGCTTTGCGTTTGTGGTTTATGCACATCAGAAGGATGCAGATAGAGCACTTAAGGAAACTGATGGAAT aATGATTGGCCACTGCCGCATCAAGGTCACTCAAGCAAGGCCTCGTGTTCGTGGTGGACGCATGAGAGGAGCTTATGACCCAAATCTGCGGTGTTACCAGTGTGGTGAACTAGGTCACTTTTCTAGAAATTGCACAGACACCAAGTTTGGCTATAAGCGACCCCCAACTCCACCAGG
- the LOC119576407 gene encoding serine/arginine-rich splicing factor 4-like isoform X1 gives MKVPRRYTMSSDSEEENGVRHEKDDSDGGNYDGRSRSHSRSASPGDQRSNRQNMSDREDSVEGRENGMRGESDTEENRGQKESSHSRTPEDKEMIEWSGEAGEKRCSRSRSDEAEDKVASRSRSKSKQREVDTSKERKSSSSSSKKKSRSRRSRSRSRSKKRSHSRSRRSRSRSRKKSRSRSRSRGSRRRSRSRSRRRSRSRSRSGTPVDGARLHVAELDVDTRKRDLERVFEKYGRLREIWMARNPPCFAFVVYAHQKDADRALKETDGIMIGHCRIKVTQARPRVRGGRMRGAYDPNLRCYQCGELGHFSRNCTDTKFGYKRPPTPPGAHRGSGRYRHRSRSRSRSRHHSRSRSRS, from the exons ATGAAGGTGCCACGA AGATACACAATGTCATCTGACtcggaggaagaaaatggagtcAGGCATGAGAAGGATGACAGTGATGGGGGCAACTATGATGGCAGATCTAGATCCCACTCTAGGTCAGCATCTCCAGGAGATCAAAGGTCAAATCGGCAAAATATGTCCGACAGAGAGGACtcagtggagggaagggagaatgggatgaGAGGGGAGTCAGATACAGAAGAAAACAGAGGCCAAAAAGAGTCCAGTCATTCGAGGACTCCTGAGGATAAGGAAATGATTGAGTGGAGTGGTGAGGCAGGAGAAAAGAGATGCTCGCGCAGCAGGAGTGATGAAGCTGAGGATAAAGTGGCATCTCGTAGTCGTAGTAAGAGTAAGCAGAGGGAAGTAGACACCAGTAAAGAAAGGAAATCTAGTTCGTCGTCTTCTAAAAAGAAATCTCGATCCAGAAGATCTCGCTCACGGTCAAGGAGCAAGAAGCGATCTCACTCTCGAAGTAGAAGATCTCGCTCTAGAAGTCGGAAGAAATCCAGATCGAGGTCCCGATCCCGTGGATCAAG ACGACGATCACGATCTCGATCAAGAAGGCGTTCAAGATCTCGATCTAGAAGTGGAACTCCGGTGGATGGAGCTCGTCTTCATGTAGCTGAGCTAG ATGTTGATACACGCAAGAGGGACTTAGAGCGAGTGTTTGAGAAATATGGCAGACTGCGGGAGATTTGGATGGCTCGGAATCCACCTTGCTTTGCGTTTGTGGTTTATGCACATCAGAAGGATGCAGATAGAGCACTTAAGGAAACTGATGGAAT aATGATTGGCCACTGCCGCATCAAGGTCACTCAAGCAAGGCCTCGTGTTCGTGGTGGACGCATGAGAGGAGCTTATGACCCAAATCTGCGGTGTTACCAGTGTGGTGAACTAGGTCACTTTTCTAGAAATTGCACAGACACCAAGTTTGGCTATAAGCGACCCCCAACTCCACCAGG